A single region of the Fenollaria sporofastidiosus genome encodes:
- the csaB gene encoding polysaccharide pyruvyl transferase CsaB, with the protein MKVLHLISGGDTGGAKTHIINLLCGLKDKIDVKLVCFIDGPFADDLRKHGIDVEVLNQKSRFDFSVVNKLKGIVETEHYDIVHSHGARANLISYFLKKRVKAKFITTVHSDYLLDFKDNFYKNIVFTNINKFALKRFDNYIAVSDNFKDMLVSRGFDKYKIFTIYNGIYLQDRLIKDKETYLKEKNIDYKDKFIVGILARLDKVKDHETFLRAAKEVISKDKSVIFLVAGDGLDKDHLLNLRKDLNIEDNVYFLGNEDKPYDFLNAIDLNVLTSLSESFPYVIMEGGSLKKATIASNVGGIPKIILDGETGYLFEKQDYKDLASKILELKNDKERCRRLGENLYKRIIDNFTHIKMAERHIEIYKKVLAKSILMSGYFGFSNSGDDAILKSILESFKTLDSSLNIKVLSKDTDLTEKEYGVEAVDRFHFFNIIKNLKKTDMLISGGGSLLQDKTSSRSIWYYLLIMKLAMIYKKKVFVYSNGVGPINKKFNRTFTRKVLNKADYITLRDNDSYEFIKSIGVNNKNIKVLSDPVFNLKEADDDSLCKKYEINKNTVLVAVRSWMNDEKLIDELAKFLKYLIDAGKNIVFMPMQIPRDTLISEKIASKIKSCKIIDEKYPVEILMNLMKSADFIIAMRLHAMIYAIHQNVPFIGLSYDPKTDTLLKDFDECLNINVDNIDYKDLLKAYEYINLKREAFIEKLKLINEENKTKAIEASKLVLELLEDE; encoded by the coding sequence ATGAAAGTATTACATCTAATCAGCGGTGGAGATACAGGCGGGGCTAAAACTCACATTATTAATTTGCTTTGCGGTTTGAAAGACAAAATTGATGTCAAGCTAGTCTGTTTTATAGATGGTCCCTTTGCTGATGATCTAAGAAAACATGGTATAGATGTTGAAGTTCTTAACCAAAAAAGCAGGTTTGACTTTTCTGTAGTTAATAAACTTAAAGGGATTGTTGAAACAGAGCATTATGATATAGTTCATTCACATGGAGCTAGAGCAAATCTAATAAGTTATTTTTTAAAAAAGAGAGTAAAAGCAAAGTTTATCACAACAGTGCACAGCGATTATTTATTAGATTTTAAAGATAATTTCTATAAGAATATTGTATTTACAAATATTAACAAGTTTGCATTAAAGAGATTTGATAATTATATTGCGGTTTCAGACAACTTCAAGGACATGCTAGTTAGCAGAGGCTTTGATAAGTATAAAATTTTTACTATATATAATGGAATTTATTTGCAAGACAGATTAATTAAGGATAAAGAAACATATTTAAAAGAGAAAAATATAGATTATAAGGATAAATTTATAGTAGGTATTTTAGCTAGACTTGATAAAGTAAAAGATCATGAGACATTTCTTAGAGCTGCTAAAGAAGTAATTTCTAAAGATAAGTCCGTTATATTTTTAGTTGCTGGAGATGGACTAGATAAAGACCATTTACTTAACTTAAGAAAAGACTTAAATATAGAGGATAACGTATATTTTTTAGGAAATGAAGACAAGCCTTATGATTTTTTAAATGCAATAGACCTTAATGTTTTAACTAGCTTAAGTGAATCATTCCCATATGTAATTATGGAGGGCGGTTCATTAAAGAAAGCGACTATCGCTTCCAATGTAGGCGGTATTCCTAAGATAATTTTAGATGGAGAAACTGGTTACCTATTTGAAAAGCAAGACTATAAAGACCTTGCATCGAAGATATTAGAATTAAAAAACGATAAAGAGAGGTGTAGAAGATTAGGAGAAAATCTATATAAGAGAATTATTGACAACTTCACACATATAAAGATGGCTGAAAGACACATTGAAATATATAAAAAGGTGCTTGCTAAAAGTATACTGATGTCTGGCTACTTCGGATTTTCAAATTCTGGTGATGATGCTATATTAAAATCGATACTTGAGTCGTTTAAAACTTTGGACTCGAGTCTTAATATAAAGGTTCTTTCTAAGGATACTGATTTAACTGAAAAAGAATATGGAGTAGAAGCAGTAGATAGATTCCACTTCTTTAATATAATCAAAAATTTAAAGAAAACAGATATGCTTATTAGCGGTGGAGGAAGTCTATTGCAAGATAAAACTAGCTCAAGGTCCATCTGGTACTACCTTTTAATAATGAAGCTTGCCATGATTTATAAGAAGAAAGTTTTTGTTTACTCTAATGGGGTTGGACCTATTAACAAGAAATTCAATAGAACTTTTACTCGTAAGGTATTAAATAAAGCTGATTATATAACGCTTAGAGATAATGATTCATATGAATTTATAAAGTCGATAGGTGTAAATAATAAAAATATTAAAGTATTATCTGATCCAGTTTTTAATTTGAAAGAAGCTGATGACGATTCACTATGTAAAAAGTATGAGATTAACAAAAATACGGTTTTGGTTGCAGTTAGATCTTGGATGAATGATGAAAAGCTAATTGATGAGCTTGCTAAGTTTTTAAAATATCTTATTGATGCAGGTAAAAATATTGTATTTATGCCAATGCAGATACCAAGAGACACTTTAATTTCTGAAAAAATTGCTTCTAAGATTAAATCTTGTAAGATTATAGATGAAAAATATCCAGTTGAAATTTTGATGAATCTAATGAAGAGTGCTGATTTTATTATAGCTATGAGACTTCACGCTATGATATATGCTATACATCAAAATGTACCGTTTATTGGTCTTTCATATGACCCAAAGACTGACACACTTCTTAAAGATTTTGATGAATGTCTAAATATAAATGTAGATAATATAGATTACAAAGATTTGCTTAAAGCATATGAGTATATAAATTTAAAAAGGGAAGCTTTTATCGAGAAATTAAAGCTTATAAATGAAGAAAACAAGACTAAGGCGATTGAAGCAAGTAAGCTTGTACTTGAGCTTTTAGAGGATGAATGA
- a CDS encoding WecB/TagA/CpsF family glycosyltransferase: protein MDINILGVRINNIDMNEAMGRIKEFFVSSKVNYIYTPNPEIVMRAGRDEEFKTIINSSSLNLCDGIGLIIASKLKKKPLKSRVTGYDTSIKILELMNEKHLSLFLLGAKPGIAEKAIERIKKDYPNIVIAGFNNGYFKGSHNGYASCEEEQVLIQKINDSNADAIFVGMGAGYQEKFIYYNKDKINTKLAIANGGVIDVLAGNVKIAPAFIRKIGMEWLYRLVKEPKRLKRQMDIPKFLIKIIFTKNAVEYID, encoded by the coding sequence ATGGATATTAATATACTAGGTGTAAGAATAAACAATATTGATATGAACGAAGCTATGGGAAGGATAAAAGAGTTTTTTGTCAGTAGCAAAGTAAATTATATATACACACCAAATCCAGAGATAGTAATGAGAGCAGGTAGAGATGAGGAGTTTAAAACAATAATTAACTCATCATCATTAAATTTATGCGATGGCATTGGTTTAATTATAGCTTCAAAGCTTAAGAAAAAGCCGCTTAAATCAAGAGTGACTGGCTATGATACATCTATTAAGATATTAGAGCTGATGAATGAAAAGCATCTTTCTTTATTCTTGCTAGGAGCTAAACCTGGCATAGCTGAAAAGGCTATAGAAAGAATTAAAAAAGATTACCCAAACATTGTTATAGCTGGGTTTAACAATGGATATTTTAAAGGTAGTCACAATGGATATGCCTCATGTGAAGAAGAACAAGTTTTAATACAAAAGATAAATGATTCAAATGCAGATGCTATATTCGTAGGCATGGGTGCAGGATATCAAGAAAAGTTTATATATTATAATAAAGATAAGATAAATACAAAACTTGCTATTGCTAATGGCGGAGTAATTGATGTCTTGGCGGGAAATGTTAAAATAGCTCCCGCTTTCATTAGAAAGATAGGTATGGAGTGGTTATATAGGTTAGTTAAAGAACCAAAGAGATTAAAAAGACAGATGGATATACCAAAGTTCTTAATTAAGATTATTTTTACTAAAAACGCAGTAGAGTATATAGATTAA
- the tkt gene encoding transketolase, whose product MDVKQKVINTIRVLSAEAIEKAKSGHPGLPLGAAPAAFTLFNEHLKHNPKNPDWINRDRFILSAGHGSMLLYALLNLYGYGLKIEDIENFRQFDSLTPGHPEYMHTKGVEASTGPLGQGIAMGVGMAIAEKHLAAIFNKDDNKLIDHMTYILCGDGCLQEGISNEASSLAGTLKLNKLVVLYDSNNITIEGDTKHAFTENVRARYVALGWNTLYVEDGNDIEAISKAIAEAKKSTDKPTLIEIKTKIGYGATGKEGSADAHGAPLGAESLAALRKNLAYEEEGFNVSKDVLDYMEEKVEDLGKLETDWNKELQAYKAKYKADYDKLMSFYDKDVSEEVLKACTDIELKDDASRSSSGKVLNKVSSVLENLIGGSADLGPSNKSVMNKEEFFSSECPGGRNIHFGIREHAMGAIVNGILLHGGLRSYAATFLVFSDYMKPSIRLASLMHLPAIYILTHDSIGVGEDGPTHQPIEHLAMLRSIPNINVIRPADSREVVYAWQAALMSKETPTCLILSRQGLKLLDNSSEQALKGAYIVHKEAKDSIDAIIIATGSEVALSIDAAKDLEAKGKSVRVVSMPSQEIFLRQDKAYIEKVLPSNVKARVSVEALSTMPWGKFVGLDGTAIGIDRFGASAPGKVLFEKYGITKEHVEEEVSKLIEK is encoded by the coding sequence ATGGACGTTAAACAAAAGGTAATAAATACTATCAGAGTGCTTTCTGCAGAAGCGATAGAGAAGGCAAAGTCTGGTCATCCAGGCTTGCCACTAGGGGCAGCGCCGGCAGCATTTACATTATTTAATGAGCATTTAAAGCACAATCCAAAGAATCCAGATTGGATAAACAGAGACAGATTCATCTTATCTGCAGGTCACGGATCCATGCTTTTATATGCACTTCTTAATTTATATGGCTATGGACTAAAGATTGAAGACATAGAAAACTTTAGACAATTTGATTCACTAACTCCTGGTCATCCTGAATATATGCATACAAAGGGCGTTGAAGCTAGCACTGGACCATTAGGTCAAGGTATTGCTATGGGCGTTGGCATGGCGATAGCTGAAAAGCACTTAGCTGCTATATTTAATAAAGACGACAATAAACTTATTGACCATATGACTTATATACTTTGTGGCGATGGCTGTTTGCAAGAAGGTATATCAAATGAAGCTTCCTCATTAGCAGGAACACTAAAGTTAAATAAATTAGTTGTTTTATATGACTCAAACAATATTACTATCGAAGGCGATACAAAGCATGCTTTCACTGAAAATGTAAGAGCAAGATACGTAGCACTTGGCTGGAACACTTTATACGTTGAAGATGGTAATGACATCGAGGCTATATCTAAGGCTATAGCTGAGGCAAAGAAGAGCACAGATAAACCTACTTTAATTGAAATTAAGACTAAAATAGGCTATGGTGCTACTGGCAAAGAAGGAAGTGCTGATGCACACGGAGCACCTCTTGGAGCTGAATCACTAGCAGCTCTAAGAAAAAATCTTGCCTATGAAGAAGAGGGCTTCAATGTTAGTAAAGACGTTCTTGATTATATGGAAGAAAAAGTTGAAGACCTAGGCAAATTAGAAACAGATTGGAATAAAGAACTACAAGCATATAAGGCTAAGTACAAAGCAGATTATGATAAGCTTATGAGTTTCTACGACAAGGATGTATCTGAAGAAGTGCTAAAAGCATGTACCGATATAGAACTTAAGGATGATGCATCAAGAAGCTCTTCAGGTAAAGTTCTTAACAAGGTAAGTTCTGTATTAGAAAATCTAATTGGTGGATCTGCAGACCTTGGCCCATCAAATAAATCTGTAATGAATAAAGAAGAATTCTTCTCAAGCGAATGTCCAGGAGGAAGAAATATACACTTTGGTATTAGAGAGCATGCAATGGGAGCTATTGTTAACGGCATCTTACTTCATGGAGGTTTAAGATCATATGCAGCAACATTCTTAGTGTTCTCAGACTATATGAAGCCATCAATCAGACTAGCGTCTCTTATGCACTTACCAGCAATATATATATTAACTCATGATAGTATAGGCGTTGGAGAAGACGGACCTACTCATCAACCTATTGAGCACTTAGCAATGCTTAGAAGCATACCAAACATCAATGTGATTAGACCAGCCGACTCAAGAGAAGTTGTTTATGCATGGCAAGCAGCTCTTATGAGCAAAGAAACACCTACATGCTTGATACTTTCAAGACAAGGACTAAAGCTTCTTGACAATTCATCAGAGCAAGCACTAAAGGGAGCTTATATAGTACACAAGGAAGCAAAGGACTCAATTGACGCTATAATTATAGCAACAGGTTCAGAAGTAGCTTTGTCAATAGATGCTGCAAAAGACTTAGAAGCAAAGGGCAAATCTGTAAGAGTAGTAAGTATGCCATCACAAGAGATATTCTTAAGACAAGACAAGGCATATATTGAAAAGGTATTGCCATCAAATGTAAAGGCAAGAGTATCGGTTGAAGCACTATCAACAATGCCTTGGGGCAAATTTGTAGGCCTAGATGGTACTGCTATAGGTATTGATAGATTCGGAGCATCAGCGCCAGGCAAGGTACTGTTTGAAAAGTATGGCATTACAAAAGAACACGTTGAAGAAGAAGTAAGTAAACTTATAGAAAAATAG
- a CDS encoding IS3 family transposase, with the protein MVSNDRYRNKTIAETIEVLRSKYKLKDLLKYFNTPKSTYMYWQKRLNRPNKDKEIEDKILKIRKDNPNYGYRRITAMLKRLGLIINKKKVQRLVQNLKLQVKSFSRKSRKYSSYKGQVGKIADNKIKRNFKVEKPYIQITTDTTEFKYLEKDKTGTYQIKKLYLNPYLDMYNSEILSYEISKQPTIEPILKALDEAIKVTNKSKEKRIFHSDQGWAYQVKQYTSKLEANGITQSMSRKGNCLDNSPMENFFGILKQEIYYGNKFYSYEHLKQTIEDFIKYYNEERIKEKLGYLSPVEYRKKNAA; encoded by the coding sequence ATTGTCTCAAATGACAGATACAGAAATAAGACAATTGCTGAAACAATTGAAGTCTTAAGAAGTAAATACAAACTAAAAGACTTGCTAAAATACTTCAATACTCCAAAATCAACATACATGTATTGGCAAAAACGCTTAAATAGGCCAAATAAAGATAAAGAAATAGAAGATAAAATACTAAAAATCAGAAAAGACAATCCAAACTATGGCTACAGAAGAATAACAGCTATGTTAAAAAGATTAGGACTAATAATAAATAAAAAGAAAGTACAAAGATTAGTTCAAAATCTAAAACTTCAAGTAAAATCTTTTTCAAGGAAATCAAGAAAATACTCATCCTACAAAGGCCAGGTAGGAAAAATAGCAGACAATAAGATAAAAAGAAATTTCAAAGTAGAAAAGCCATACATTCAAATAACAACAGACACAACAGAATTTAAGTATTTAGAAAAAGATAAAACAGGAACCTATCAAATAAAAAAACTCTACCTAAATCCATACTTAGATATGTACAACAGTGAAATACTAAGCTATGAAATATCAAAACAACCAACAATAGAACCAATCCTAAAAGCCTTAGACGAAGCAATAAAGGTAACTAACAAAAGCAAAGAAAAAAGAATATTCCACTCAGATCAAGGCTGGGCATACCAAGTGAAACAATACACATCAAAACTAGAAGCTAACGGTATCACCCAATCTATGTCAAGAAAAGGCAACTGCCTAGACAACTCACCAATGGAAAACTTCTTTGGAATATTAAAACAAGAAATATATTACGGAAACAAATTTTATTCATATGAACACTTAAAACAAACAATAGAAGATTTCATAAAATATTACAACGAAGAAAGGATAAAAGAAAAATTAGGATACTTATCACCAGTAGAATATAGAAAGAAGAATGCAGCATAA
- a CDS encoding helix-turn-helix domain-containing protein encodes MAKYSTEFKIKLVKEYLESNISYKSLSDKYFIPSEKVIKTWVNTYKTQGYEGLKVKRENTQYTLEFKLNVVNLYLTGEMSYQSLANELKINNPSMITRWVNDFRKKGVEGLSSKKRGRSSKMSKSPKKLKNTKVESSANITNSENESLTQAQLKEKIKKLEEKNYWLQLENDAIKKKIELSQMTDTEIRQLLKQLKS; translated from the coding sequence ATGGCAAAATATAGCACAGAATTCAAAATTAAATTAGTAAAAGAATATTTAGAATCCAATATCTCATATAAATCTTTATCAGATAAATATTTCATACCCTCAGAAAAAGTAATAAAAACCTGGGTAAATACATATAAAACACAAGGCTATGAGGGACTAAAAGTAAAGAGAGAAAATACACAATATACTTTAGAATTTAAGTTAAATGTGGTAAACTTGTACTTAACAGGAGAAATGTCCTATCAAAGCCTAGCAAATGAATTAAAGATAAACAATCCATCAATGATAACAAGATGGGTAAATGACTTTAGAAAAAAAGGCGTAGAAGGACTGAGTTCTAAAAAGAGAGGAAGATCTTCAAAAATGTCAAAATCCCCAAAGAAATTAAAAAACACTAAAGTAGAATCATCAGCAAACATAACAAATTCAGAAAACGAATCATTAACACAAGCACAATTAAAAGAAAAAATAAAGAAATTAGAAGAAAAAAACTATTGGCTTCAACTAGAAAATGATGCAATAAAAAAAAAGATAGAATTGTCTCAAATGACAGATACAGAAATAAGACAATTGCTGAAACAATTGAAGTCTTAA